In Podospora pseudopauciseta strain CBS 411.78 chromosome 3, whole genome shotgun sequence, one genomic interval encodes:
- a CDS encoding hypothetical protein (EggNog:ENOG503P1CY; COG:Q), translating to MASLAGSTMTRGAWAYVDAVDAKGEESHGRLVRNWEIDSGHHMMNTEEGKKVEAKLWSETMEELERVAGVRAFLGVQQQ from the exons ATGGCCAGTCTGGCAGGAAGTACGATGACTCGGGGGGCGTGGGCGTATGTCGATGCGGTAGATGCgaagggagaggagagtCATGGAAGATTGGTGAGAAATTGGGAGATCGATTC GGGACACCACATGATGAATAcagaggaaggaaagaaggTTGAAGCTAAGCTCTGGTCCGAGACtatggaggagttggaaaggGTTGCAGGTGTCAGGGCATTTCTGGGAGTGCAACAGCAGTAA